Sequence from the Saccharopolyspora pogona genome:
TGGAGCTGACCGATGCCGGTTTCGACCACACAGTGCTCAGTGAGTTCCGTACCCGCGTGGTCGAGCACGGGTTGGAGGAGAAGGTCCTGGACCTCCTGCTGGCGGCGTTGCGGGACAAAGGCTTGATCGCCGCTGGTGGTAAGCAGCGTACGGACTCCACGCACGTGATCGCCGCGGTGCGGGATATGAATCGGCTGGAGTTGGCGGGCGAGGCGGTGCGGGCCTGTCTGGAGTCGGTGTCCGCCGCGGCCCCGGACTGGGTGGCCGAGGTGCTGGACGTGCCGGGCTGGAGTCGGCGCTACCAGCAGCGGATCGACACCTGGCGCCTGCCGGCCTCGCAGACCAAGAAGGACGAGCTCGCCCTGGCTTACGGCAAGGACGGATTCACTCTGCTGACAGCCCTCTACGCGCCCGCGTCGCCGAACTGGCTTCGTGAACTTCCCGCGGTGGAGGTCCTGCGGGTCGTGCTGGTGCAGAACTACACCCGCACCGTGGCCAGAAACGGGCGGGAGGTGGTCAAGCGGCGGGAAACGGACACAGACGGTCTCCCGCCCGGCAGATGGCGCTTGACCTCGCCGTATGACACCGACGCCCGCTGGGGAGTCAAACGGGACACCTTCTGGAACGGTTACAAGGTGCACATCAGTGAGACCTGCCGGGCTCCTGAGTCCGCGGGCGCGGCCACCGCGCCCGGTCACCGCCCGGGTGCGGCACCGAGGCCGAATCTGATCACGAACGTCGCCACGACCGACGCCACCGTCCCCGACAGCGCGATGCTCCCACCGATCCACCAAGCCCTGAGGAAACGGGACCTGCTCCCCGACGAGCACTACCTCGATTCCGGCTACCCCTCCGCCGAACTGATCGTGGGGTCCCTGGATGCCTTCGGCATCGCCCTGATCACCCCCGTGCTGCTTGATCACTCCCGTCAGGCCAGAGCCGAACAGGGTTTCGCCGCAT
This genomic interval carries:
- a CDS encoding IS1182 family transposase, with product MSVRRMEFVVSVQPRPWPKPVPEIAAAIRAMYSGRRELPLAVRVRDQLGELFSDAEFAAAFGIRGKPGFSPGLLAMITVLQKAENLTDRQAADEVRTNLAWKYALGLELTDAGFDHTVLSEFRTRVVEHGLEEKVLDLLLAALRDKGLIAAGGKQRTDSTHVIAAVRDMNRLELAGEAVRACLESVSAAAPDWVAEVLDVPGWSRRYQQRIDTWRLPASQTKKDELALAYGKDGFTLLTALYAPASPNWLRELPAVEVLRVVLVQNYTRTVARNGREVVKRRETDTDGLPPGRWRLTSPYDTDARWGVKRDTFWNGYKVHISETCRAPESAGAATAPGHRPGAAPRPNLITNVATTDATVPDSAMLPPIHQALRKRDLLPDEHYLDSGYPSAELIVGSLDAFGIALITPVLLDHSRQARAEQGFAASDVTIDWQAQQVPCPAGQTSSSWTPCVQYGSARTVVTFSKAVCGPCPVRTRCTTAKNGRRQISLHPREMTEALRSARAEQQTKDWRRDYALRAGVKGTIRQATAVTGLRRTRYPGSGQDPSRTRLLRRRTQPDPP